From a single Aspergillus puulaauensis MK2 DNA, chromosome 2, nearly complete sequence genomic region:
- a CDS encoding pentatricopeptide repeat protein (COG:S;~EggNog:ENOG410PQ0K;~InterPro:IPR011990;~go_function: GO:0005515 - protein binding [Evidence IEA]) produces the protein MLRPVIRGARWYQHVARSSSPATSPHSFTRKFTAVAPLSINYGRPNDKIHFYEQDTLRSKKRRRIDPEAEDNADREDAQRELSQLDHELEALKDGPFGPNSAFIQSLPEHERIIALEALRRQEAENGKDEPINLDNIYDEELDEMLREEFEGMALEEENWMEDKDDNSQTIVTHQPYEVVLEGPEHSSYAGRFNGALKRFAADNSSERAKRELWKWYRRCKQVIPRFIDAVPQEAMTMLWSSQQNERSTGTRAAHVQILADDSLSAGRALSTTDMLSYINSLQLSGKTKDALDQWEAHQTGLSQKKEDLEAYWKLGVQLFAAEGDPQRAQDIALAFLANDNSRQPRILIPVITAWGRQDGEEADVKAWALYLQLKALLQHGMGMRDYDQISIEFLKAGKLSLAIAVFKDMMVTGQDSASDSTALYKEAVGLVGNLQASAISEQDVNKVSLSTLTVLPRRFQNRFFYASWMKKLIGMGEVDSATLVIELMYERGVRPDPKHLNGIIAGWLRLGTAPAREKAEQLGWAMIQQRIDRVLQAEAKGTTPSLFPEAQHVNSRVPRFMKRPMPPASIETFSILLLHYSRRGDEEATEQLVNSLTRARIQPNSYFMNHLLYAELRKQDISSLWNRFKTMSSSVQPDLETFACLWDCGKVQYDRSRKAFLSDFPTPRTLYAEMLKWFSKLSSRGKAATQEDFSKDLYDQIIRCFCLSRDLPGTLVALSSLRSTFGFSPDDTTARLIILQVARLAAAPSDTPKRRLRRVSSTPKSKENITNVQRLVEILSDRKSSTLESRGLSISSLDPYERETHQLEIMTDLLRIVMGRAADGQSPDPDHMEAQVRSVAVEMGVSGVDLGPSLDDTDAPLISMR, from the coding sequence ATGCTCCGTCCGGTGATTCGAGGGGCTCGGTGGTATCAGCATGTCGCCCGCTCGAGCAGCCCGGCGACTTCGCCTCATTCGTTCACTCGAAAGTTCACCGCGGTAGCACCACTATCGATCAACTATGGCAGGCCGAATGACAAAATACATTTCTATGAGCAAGACACTCTGCGAAGCAAGAAAAGACGGAGGATAGATCCGGAGGCCGAAGATAACGCGGACAGGGAGGATGCGCAACGCGAGCTCTCGCAGTTAGACCATGAGCTAGAGGCTCTGAAGGATGGTCCATTCGGCCCCAATAGCGCTTTCATACAAAGTCTCCCAGAGCATGAAAGAATCATTGCGCTAGAAGCCCTCCGGAGGCAGGAAGCAGAAAACGGCAAAGATGAGCCTATCAACCTTGACAACATTTACGACGAGGAATTGGATGAAATGCTTAgagaggagtttgagggaatggctttggaagaagagaattgGATGGAAGACAAGGACGACAATTCACAAACTATAGTCACACACCAACCCTATGAAGTCGTACTCGAGGGTCCGGAGCATAGCAGTTATGCTGGCAGATTTAACGGTGCTTTGAAGCGGTTTGCCGCTGACAATTCTAGCGAAAGGGCGAAACGAGAGCTCTGGAAATGGTATCGAAGATGTAAACAGGTTATACCACGGTTTATCGATGCGGTCCCACAGGAGGCTATGACAATGCTATGGTCCTCCCAACAAAACGAGCGCTCAACTGGAACAAGGGCGGCCCATGTACAGATCCTCGCTGACGATTCGTTATCTGCTGGTCGAGCTCTTTCAACCACGGATATGCTTTCTTACATAAATTCACTACAACTATCCGGTAAGACCAAAGATGCACTAGACCAGTGGGAGGCGCATCAAACCGGACTCagccaaaaaaaagaagactTGGAAGCCTACTGGAAACTAGGGGTACAGCTCTTCGCAGCAGAGGGTGATCCACAAAGAGCTCAGGATATTGCTCTGGCATTCCTGGCAAACGACAATTCTCGACAACCCCGCATCCTCATTCCGGTCATCACCGCCTGGGGTAGGCAAGATGGGGAAGAAGCGGATGTCAAAGCGTGGGCTCTTTATCTGCAACTGAAAGCGCTGCTTCAACATGGGATGGGCATGCGAGACTATGACCAGATCAGCATTGAGTTCCTCAAAGCCGGAAAACTAAGCCTTGCCATTGCTGTGTTTAAAGATATGATGGTGACCGGCCAAGATTCGGCAAGCGACTCAACGGCGCTGTACAAGGAAGCtgttgggttggttggtaACCTACAAGCGTCAGCTATTTCCGAGCAAGACGTTAACAAAGTCTCTCTCTCAACGTTGACGGTTCTGCCGCGTCGGTTTCAGAATCGATTCTTTTACGCCAGCTGGATGAAAAAATTGATTGGAATGGGCGAAGTCGATTCCGCTACCCTAGTGATCGAGTTAATGTATGAGCGAGGCGTAAGACCAGATCCGAAGCATCTCAACGGCATCATCGCTGGCTGGCTTCGCCTGGGGACTGCACCCGCGCGGGAAAAGGCTGAACAGCTAGGGTGGGCTATGATTCAACAGCGGATTGATCGAGTCTTACAAGCTGAAGCAAAGGGAACCACTCCATCTTTATTCCCAGAAGCGCAGCATGTAAATTCCCGAGTTCCGAGATTCATGAAACGGCCAATGCCTCCAGCCAGCATTGAAACCTTTTCGATTCTGCTCCTCCATTACAGCCGACGGGGCGACGAAGAAGCAACTGAGCAACTTGTCAACAGCCTCACACGTGCGCGAATCCAACCTAACTCGTACTTTATGAACCATCTCCTCTATGCCGAGCTCCGAAAACAAGACATTAGTTCCCTATGGAACAGATTTAAAACCATGTCCTCTTCCGTGCAGCCAGACCTCGAAACATTCGCCTGTCTCTGGGACTGCGGAAAGGTGCAATACGATCGCAGCCGCAAAGCGTTCCTCTCCGACTTCCCAACCCCTCGCACTCTGTACGCAGAAATGCTGAAGTGGTTCTCCAAACTCTCCAGCCGAGGGAAGGCGGCCACCCAAGAAGATTTCTCTAAGGACCTCTATGACCAAATAATCCGGTGTTTCTGTCTTTCCCGCGACCTACCAGGCACTCTCGTCGCACTCTCCTCTCTCCGCTCAACCTTCGGCTTCTCTCCAGACGATACAACAGCCCGCCTGATCATCTTACAAGTTGCGCGGCTCGCCGCCGCTCCCTCAGATACCCCCAAACGTCGCCTCCGCCGCGTCTCCTCAACtccaaaaagcaaagagaacaTCACCAACGTCCAACGCCTCGTCGAGATCCTCAGTGATCGCAAGTCCTCAACGCTCGAGTCCAGAGGCCTCAGTATATCCTCGCTAGATCCGTACGAGAGAGAGACCCATCAACTTGAGATTATGACTGACTTGCTGCGCATCGTCATGGGTCGGGCTGCTGACGGCCAAAGTCCTGACCCTGATCATATGGAGGCACAGGTCCGgtctgttgctgtggaaATGGGTGTTTCTGGTGTAGACCTTGGTCCGAGCTTGGATGACACGGATGCCCCCTTGATCTCAATGAGGTAG
- a CDS encoding chromatin segregase YTA7 (BUSCO:EOG092606O3;~COG:O;~EggNog:ENOG410PFX7;~InterPro:IPR036427,IPR041569,IPR003959,IPR027417, IPR003593,IPR003960;~PFAM:PF00004,PF17862,PF07724;~go_function: GO:0005515 - protein binding [Evidence IEA];~go_function: GO:0005524 - ATP binding [Evidence IEA];~go_function: GO:0016887 - ATPase activity [Evidence IEA]) — protein sequence MARAKRSLEEIANKSDSDDDDYSDHPIRDSRRSASKSKSKKKSRPTKKRARRDSDDDVLEDDEISELDSGSFGESDEEEDVNAPRNARGTVARRAATKRPIYDEGDSESIEDDENDDEEQEVVTSSPKKVVKLKVGDGLKRQALQEIYSGTRRTTRRTRDPSEDIYALTNSGRHAQTIQRGTHSPEADRGRRSSRGSKRAPDVDDIDEVDAKMEDPDVIEETLTEIKTSQVEISESAPTSFQDDGGQSAAAEDSGFVPESENGDAKEEDDDDDDDEGPTIRRRNRPNRSQNTEEDTTQPVDEEDMGPRRSSRKKPNSSQRKNDEGSDFEPEEEESADEDELSQSGKSQGSPRKANQTQDDDYESSTGRRPGLRKRASRSRGESEAADIAEELAEELHDLRGNRSRRRVHQEIVYEKPRRSRKDVDYRIIRPDLVLPIEEAENEVNESPSRRGRGGGGSAWQRTLFPTYGPFGGGGPSAILGPPGAHAATGGVDSDSSDDEGMQHPKGSISGPAGGPLPLPFATQTHGTDAAQGHSGTPANLGRVKDKQALADADPLGVDVTVNFDSVGGLQGHIDQLKEMVSLPLLYPEIFQRFHIVPPRGVLFHGPPGTGKTLLARALANSVSSEGRKVTFYMRKGADALSKWVGEAERQLRLLFEEARKTQPSIIFFDEIDGLAPVRSSKQEQIHASIVSTLLALMDGMDGRGQVIVIGATNRPDSIDPALRRPGRFDREFYFPLPNSEGRRSILNIHTKGWDPPLQDVIKDELAEITKGYGGADLRALCTEAALNAVQRRYPQIYKSDKKLLIDPKTIEVAPKDFMLAIKKMVPSSERSTSSGASQLPKPIEPLLRHPLVELKSILSEILPQRKRLTALEEAMFEESGDPSTGFQREQMQQEFERSRVFRPRLLLRGSPGMGQQYLASALLHHFEGLHVQSFDLPTLLSDSTRSPESAIIQLFAEVKRHKPSVIYIPGLQNWTETVGQAVISTFLGLLRSVSSTDPVLLLGVMEAGVEEVDPRLVRNLFGYSKRNIFELAAPDNEARYEYFSKLIDLIKASPSQLPDPDNRKKRQLEELEVAPPPPPKEQTFSKEQLKAQKKKDYQTLNLLKIRIQPIMDQIKKYKRFRTGVIDESQIRYLWEEDDPNVVTSDLPIEQRTTFRPFEKAHDKHGVLGLREAVSGKFFYNMEIVTIEKRLSNGYYKRPKDFLADIKRLAKDARQAGNDQERLLRANELLSNVEVDIATIEQAEPALVTECENVYLRELEREKAALEKARKAQEEEGIAARAGNKVPHGNTDSDPSSGPVVLGASFPDLAPQVPPDRPVTPTRHSNVSFMTNGYHRGDGSDLNDSHPSNGSHESHPDGDGDVYMTNSDQSAGRDTQVSSFGPSAQPKPAYSMTAPSQQVRRESGLSSFSQKGPMTPMAPGSQPGDYTNEASTTQTTSDKKSSDQSSHPQPYTQSPIVAHGGRHDYPDLTQYPDRVPQEELPDTQQGDSSQPSPQSRESQLAHVDGPGVSQSQPKSQPPVPLFDGTSRQPTGLQSLPNDHDESPNLIIDHDYVRNLHKEMAQRTSGCSVEQLEQINTALMDLLWHTRSDWNRSKVAAGIQNTFNDVLEDMQAVQEIGPISQKTKEQLGPLY from the exons ATGGCACGCGCGAAACGCTCACTCGAAGAAATCGCCAATAAATCCGATTCAGATGATGACGACTACAGCGATCACCCGATCCGCGATAGCCGACGCTCAGCCTCCAAATCAAAGTCGAAGAAAAAGTCTCGGCCTACCAAGAAAAGGGCGCGTCGCGattctgatgatgatgttttAGAAGATGACGAGATTAGTGAGCTTGACTCGGGTTCTTTCGGAGAgtctgatgaagaagaggatgtgAACGCTCCAAGAAATGCCCGGGGTACGGTGGCGCGAAGAGCCGCCACGAAGAGACCTATATACGACGAGGGCGATTCAGAGAGTatcgaggacgacgaaaatgacgacgaggaacaAGAAGTTGTGACTTCATCCCCGAAGAAGGTGGTGAAGTTGAAAGTGGGCGACGGCCTGAAGCggcaggcgctgcaggaaatTTACTCTGGCACTCGGCGGACGACGCGACGTACCCGCGACCCATCCGAAGATATCTACGCTTTAACCAACTCCGGACGCCATGCCCAAACGATTCAAAGAGGTACCCATAGCCCAGAAGCAGACCGGGGTCGCCGCTCATCCCGTGGCTCGAAGCGGGCTCCCGATGTTGACGATATCGACGAGGTTGACGCCAAAATGGAGGACCCGGATGTCATCGAGGAAACATTAACTGAAATCAAGACTTCGCAAGTAGAGATATCGGAAAGCGCCCCAACCTCCTTCCAAGACGATGGTGGACAAAGCGCAGCTGCCGAGGATTCAGGCTTCGTTCCGGAGTCCGAGAATGGTGACgcgaaggaagaagatgacgatgatgacgacgatgagggcCCGACTATAAGGCGAAGAAATCGGCCGAACCGCAGCCAGAATACCGAAGAAGACACTACACAGCCtgtcgatgaagaggatatgGGACCACGCCGCTCAAGTCGTAAGAAGCCCAATTCTTCGCAACGGAAAAACGACGAGGGAAGTGATTTCGAaccagaggaagaggaatcggccgatgaggatgaactTTCGCAGTCCGGAAAATCTCAAGGTTCCCCGCGCAAAGCCAACCAAACCCAGGACGATGACTATGAAAGCTCAACCGGCCGACGCCCAGGCCTCCGTAAAAGAGCCTCCCGGTCACGTGGGGAATCCGAGGCCGCTGATATTGCGGAAGAATTGGCGGAGGAGCTTCATGATCTTAGAGGAAACCGCTCGCGCCGCCGCGTACACCAAGAAATTGTTTATGAGAAACCCCGACGCAGCCGGAAGGACGTTGATTACCGCATTATCCGCCCTGATCTGGTCCTGCCAATAGAAGAGGCGGAGAATGAAGTCAACGAGTCTCCATCGCGTAGGGGCCGTGGTGGAGGCGGAAGCGCCTGGCAGCGTACATTGTTCCCAACTTATGGGCCCTTTGGAGGCGGCGGGCCGTCTGCAATTCTGGGACCACCCGGAGCACATGCTGCCACCGGCGGGGTTGATAGCGATAGCAGTGATGACGAAGGAATGCAACATCCCAAAGGCTCAATATCAGGGCCAGCTGGTGGTCCCTTACCCCTCCCTTTTGCGACCCAGACGCATGGTACCGACGCAGCTCAAGGTCACTCTGGAACCCCAGCGAACCTTGGCCGCGTCAAAGATAAGCAGGCCCTAGCGGATGCAGATCCTCTTGGTGTTGACGTGACAGTCAACTTCGATAGTGTAGGCGGTTTACAGGGCCACATCGACCAACTGAAGGAGATGGTATCTCTTCCGCTCCTGTATCCAGAGATCTTCCAGCGCTTCCACATCGTGCCACCCCGAGGTGTTCTCTTCCATGGACCCCCGGGTACGGGTAAGACCCTATTAGCTAGGGCTCTGGCAAATAGTGTCAGCTCTGAGGGTCGCAAGGTCACATTTTACATGAGGAAGGGAGCCGATGCACTCAGTAAATGGGTTGGAGAGGCCGAAAGGCAACTTCGCCTTCTGTTCGAAGAGGCTCGTAAAACCCAGCCAAGTATTATCTTCTTCGATGAGATCGATG GATTGGCCCCTGTCCGGTCAAGCAAGCAGGAACAAATCCATGCGTCTATAGTCTCCACTCTTCTGGCGTTGATGGATGGCATGGACGGTCGTGGTCAAGTCATTGTTATTGGTGCTACGAATCGACCAGACTCTATTGACCCCGCTCTTCGTCGCCCCGGTCGTTTCGATAGGGAGTTTTACTTTCCACTGCCCAACAGCGAAGGCCGCCGTTCTATTTTGAATATCCACACAAAGGGTTGGGATCCGCCATTACAAGATGTCATCAAGGATGAACTCGCAGAGATCACAAAGGGGTATGGTGGTGCAGACTTGCGTGCTCTTTGCACCGAGGCTGCGTTGAACGCAGTGCAGAGAAGGTACCCTCAGATCTACAAGTCCGACAAAAAGCTTCTGATTGACCCGAAAACAATCGAGGTCGCCCCAAAAGACTTCATGTTGGCAATCAAGAAAATGGTCCCTTCATCAGAAAGATCTACGTCGTCTGGTGCCTCACAATTACCTAAACCCATTGAACCGTTATTACGGCACCCTTTGGTCGAGCTTAAGAGTATCCTCTCAGAGATTCTTCCCCAACGTAAGAGGCTTACAGCCTTGGAAGAAGCAATGTTTGAAGAATCAGGAGACCCTTCAACTGGCTTCCAGCGCGAGCAGATGCAACAGGAATTCGAAAGGTCGCGGGTCTTCAGACCTAGGCTATTGCTACGCGGTTCCCCTGGAATGGGTCAACAATACTTGGCAAGCGCCCTGTTGCACCACTTTGAAGGTCTGCACGTTCAGTCATTTGACCTTCCAACATTACTTAGCGACTCAACACGGTCACCTGAATCGGCGATTATCCAGCTTTTCGCCGAGGTCAAACGACACAAGCCCAGTGTGATCTATATCCCCGGCCTTCAAAATTGGACTGAGACAGTTGGACAGGCAGTGATATCAACGTTCCTAGGCCTTCTACGGTCTGTGTCTTCCACTGACCCTGTGCTACTACTTGGGGTTATGGAGGCTGGCGTAGAAGAAGTAGACCCTAGGTTGGTGAGGAATCTCTTTGGCTACTCGAAGCGAAACATCTTTGAGCTCGCTGCACCAGACAATGAGGCACGTTATGAATATTTTTCCAAGCTCATTGATCTTATCAAGGCCTCGCCTTCTCAGCTACCTGACCCTGATAATCGGAAGAAGAGACAACTTGAAGAGTTAGAGgtggcgccgccgccacccCCGAAAGAGCAGACGTTTTCGAAAGAACAGCTCAAAgctcagaagaagaaggactACCAAACCTTGAATTTATTGAAGATTCGTATCCAGCCTATCATGGATCAGATCAAGAAATACAAGCGCTTCAGGACGGGCGTCATCGATGAGTCTCAGATTCGCTACCtatgggaagaagatgacccGAATGTTGTTACGAGTGATCTGCCGATTGAACAGCGGACAACATTCCGACCATTTGAGAAGGCGCATGATAAACACGGCGTTTTAGGCCTCCGGGAGGCGGTATCTGGCAAATTCTTCTACAATATGGAGATAGTGACCATCGAGAAGCGCCTTTCTAACGGATATTACAAGCGTCCCAAGGACTTTTTAGCAGACATTAAGCGATTAGCGAAGGATGCTCGGCAAGCTGGCAATGATCAGGAGCGCTTGCTCCGGGCGAATGAACTTCTCTCCAATGTTGAAGTCGATATCGCTACTATCGAGCAGGCCGAACCAGCGTTGGTGACTGAATGCGAAAATGTTTATCTTCGAGAGCTGGAGCGAGAGAAGGCTgcgctggagaaggcgagaaaAGCccaagaggaggaaggcATTGCGGCTCGTGCAGGAAACAAGGTTCCTCATGGCAATACAGACTCAGACCCGTCGAGCGGTCCCGTCGTACTCGGGGCTTCTTTCCCTGATCTTGCTCCTCAAGTCCCTCCTGACCGGCCCGTCACGCCTACACGACACTCAAATGTCAGCTTCATGACTAATGGGTATCACCGGGGCGATGGATCGGACTTGAACGATTCGCACCCGAGCAACGGCTCTCACGAGTCTCACcctgatggggatggggacgTTTACATGACCAACTCTGATCAATCTGCTGGACGGGATACGCAGGTAAGCTCATTTGGGCCTTCTGCGCAACCTAAACCGGCCTATTCCATGACGGCTCCCTCTCAACAGGTGAGGCGAGAGTCCGGCCTTTCGAGCTTCTCACAGAAGGGGCCTATGACCCCCATGGCCCCTGGATCCCAACCGGGAGACTATACCAACGAAGCCTCCACCACGCAAACGACGTCAGATAAGAAGTCGTCCGACCAGTCTTCACATCCACAGCCTTACACTCAGAGCCCTATCGTCGCTCATGGTGGACGGCACGATTACCCTGACCTCACCCAGTATCCCGATCGTGTGCCGCAAGAGGAACTCCCTGATACCCAACAAGGGGATAGTAGCCAGCCATCCCCACAGTCTCGCGAATCCCAGCTTGCGCACGTGGATGGGCCGGGTGTCAGCCAGTCGCAACCAAAGTCGCAACCCCCTGTACCTCTCTTCGACGGTACTTCTAGACAACCGACCGGCCTGCAATCTCTGCCCAATGACCATGACGAATCGCCGAATCTAATCATCGACCACGATTACGTTCGAAATCTACATAAAGAGATGGCCCAGCGCACGAGTGGTTGCTCCGTCGAACAGCTTGAGCAGATTAACACCGCACTGATGGATCTCCTCTGGCACACGCGCAGCGATTGGAACCGCAGCAAGGTGGCTGCTGGGATTCAAAACACGTTCAACGACGTCCTCGAAGACATGCAAGCTGTACAGGAGATTGGTCCGATTAGTCAAAAGACGAAGGAGCAGCTTGGACCGCTTTACTAG
- a CDS encoding uncharacterized protein (COG:S;~EggNog:ENOG410PS1B;~TransMembrane:1 (i56-74o)), producing the protein MSLRLNPSLSRALFRRNITTTRARLNTGMPPHPPPQQPPSAYKEGMARYKHFFSPFAKVFLGAVFTYQVLYWTWVKLEMEEVKADKNKQLAALEKEARELTGVKK; encoded by the exons ATGTCTCTCCGTCTCAATCCGTCGCTCTCTCGAGCGCTTTTTCGCAGAAATATAACTACAACCCGCGCCCGCTTGAATACTGGCATGCCGCCGCACCCACCACCCCAACAGCCGCCGAGCGCTTACAAGGAAGGG ATGGCGCGGTACAAGCACTTCTTCAGTCCCTTCGCAAAGGTCTTCCTAGGCGCTGTTTTCACCTACCAGGTTCTCTATTGGACCTgggtgaagctggagatggaagaggtaAAGGCTGATAAAAACA AACAACTCGCggccttggagaaggaggcaagGGAGTTAACAGGAGTTAAGAAATAG
- the SEC66 gene encoding Sec63 complex subunit SEC66 (BUSCO:EOG09264TQ5;~COG:U;~EggNog:ENOG410PN7T;~InterPro:IPR018624;~PFAM:PF09802;~TransMembrane:1 (o6-28i);~go_component: GO:0031207 - Sec62/Sec63 complex [Evidence IEA];~go_process: GO:0031204 - posttranslational protein targeting to membrane, translocation [Evidence IEA]) → MVDWVTLVVPFAYLSVLIGSLATFSSLYRKRKARNATSLEPWFPPHLQRDIYFSLLHLEPSASASKEKEKEKKIPESVLKAALLRRACEDIKRVMALRSQKQALSMLLQRGSVGDDLWQRFLRAEKEMEDEVRDVVNEANAYSPNWGQTIFQSANEMVNNAIVRERLEKHQNKLDEEKAWWGKRKATIQEGFMKELDAEKRVTASATTTTAAAAATDVVEEKKTAASAAAPPAPTVTESDEDAVLVEADDQAGATAQRSPGGGGSGGGKKKKKGKK, encoded by the exons ATGGTCGACTGGGTTACCCTCGTCGTACCGTTCGCGTACCTAAGCGTTCTAATTGGCTCCCTTGCAACATTCTCCTCGTTATACCGCAAACGCAAAGCCA GAAATGCCACATCCTTAGAACCATGGTTCCCGCCACACCTCCAGCGGGACATATACTTCTCCCTCCTACACCTTGaaccctccgcctccgcatcaaaagagaaggagaaggaaaagaagatccCTGAATCAGTCCTCAAGGCGGCGCTCCTCCGCCGCGCATGCGAAGACATTAAGCGCGTCATGGCTCTCCGTAGTCAGAAGCAGGCTCTTTCTATGTTGCTCCAGCGCGGAAGCGTGGGCGATGATCTGTGGCAGAGGTTTTTGCGCGCGGAGAAAGAAATGGAGGATGAAGTCAGGGATGTTGTCAATGAG GCAAATGCATACTCGCCCAACTGGGGCCAAACAATCTTCCAGTCCGCGAACGAGATGGTTAATAACGCGATTGTGCGGGAACGGTTAGAGAAGCACCAAAAtaagctggatgaggagaaggcttggtgggggaagagaaaggctACTATCCAGGAGGGATTCatgaaggagttggatgcTGAGAAGCGTGTTACTGCCtctgctactactactactgctgcggctgcggctacggatgttgttgaggagaaAAAgactgctgcatctgctgcgGCACCACCGGCTCCGACTGTTACAGAGAGTGATGAAGATGCGGTTCTCGTGGAGGCTGATGACCAGGCAGGAGCGACAGCGCAGAGGAGTCCTGGGGGTGGGGGTTCCGgtggggggaagaagaagaagaagggcaagaaatGA